One window of Salegentibacter sp. Hel_I_6 genomic DNA carries:
- a CDS encoding creatininase family protein: MERNIRPYVLAETNWKHVKDEDFSVAVLPWGATEAHNYHLPYATDNILAEEAAISAAGKAWEKKAKAVVLPTIPFGVNTGQMDLKLCMNLNPSTQYAILKDVAQVLQKHEINKLVILNAHGGNNFKQMIRELSLEYPKLFACSVNWWQTTDATPYFYEPGDHAGELETAAVMHLRPELILPLEEAGDGRAKTFKIKALKEGWASAQREWKSVTEDTGVGNPKAATAEKGKIFIEKATDMIADFFVELHSADLKDMYH, translated from the coding sequence ATGGAAAGAAATATTAGGCCTTATGTTCTGGCAGAAACAAACTGGAAGCACGTAAAAGATGAAGATTTTAGTGTAGCAGTTTTGCCCTGGGGCGCAACCGAAGCACATAACTACCATTTGCCGTATGCTACCGATAATATTCTTGCCGAAGAAGCAGCGATAAGTGCTGCGGGAAAAGCCTGGGAAAAGAAAGCTAAGGCAGTGGTCTTACCTACAATTCCTTTTGGGGTTAATACCGGCCAAATGGATTTGAAGTTATGTATGAATCTTAATCCCAGTACTCAGTATGCTATTTTAAAAGATGTAGCGCAGGTTTTGCAGAAGCATGAGATCAATAAGCTGGTGATTCTAAATGCTCACGGTGGAAATAATTTTAAGCAAATGATTAGGGAATTAAGCCTCGAATATCCTAAGCTTTTCGCCTGTTCTGTAAACTGGTGGCAAACTACAGATGCAACGCCTTATTTTTATGAACCCGGCGATCACGCTGGGGAACTGGAAACCGCTGCGGTTATGCATTTGCGGCCCGAGTTGATTTTACCTCTTGAAGAAGCCGGAGATGGTAGGGCTAAAACATTTAAAATAAAAGCTTTAAAAGAAGGTTGGGCAAGTGCACAGCGAGAATGGAAAAGCGTAACAGAAGATACAGGTGTAGGAAATCCAAAAGCTGCAACAGCTGAAAAGGGAAAGATTTTCATTGAAAAAGCAACCGATATGATCGCTGATTTCTTTGTAGAATTACATTCGGCAGATCTTAAAGATATGTATCATTAA
- a CDS encoding cation-transporting P-type ATPase has translation MLKDPHAISVEKLLSEFKVDPDKGLTAIAIDEGIKKYGPNRLKEAKSKNIGLTFLEQFLDPIIYILAAAMAVAYFFGEWLEGTAVLIVILITALIGFFMEWQALRSVEALQKMVETQANVLRDGKEVEIKAVGLVPGDIVILESGDVIPADCRMLKTESFAVKEAILTGESNQVEKNIESLPDKIPLANRKNMLFKGTIAVRGKAKAIVIATGVNTEIGRISELTSSAKKEITPLEKKLKRLSRWLIWLTLFFAILIIVTGYFQGKDLMLMIKTGIALAVAAIPEGLPIVATIALARGMLRLSKRNVIIKKLEAVQTLGETGIICTDKTGTLTENKMSVHHLMLGSSEFPATEAEKFKKDPAFERLIDIGCLCNNSKMKNGEMVGDAVEIALVEFAAEMGFDCKEIQQKYPRIQEVPFDAEIKKMGTSHQFEGDYLICVKGALEALLNSCDLVLTKEGLKEFQDKEKWLQHAKLIAAEGMRVLAFAYRESNQEPDKESLMDNLTFVGILGFLDPPRKDIKQAIETYKNAGIRVVMVTGDHPDTARKIGEEIGLMSEDAPGEMVVHGQDFEEIENLTEERQKTLLEAQIFARMVPGQKLNLVEFYQKNKAIIGMLGDGVNDAPALKKADIGIAMGIRGTEAAKEVADVILMDDKFTSTELAIRQGRTIFENIRQFVIFLLSCNLAEIISVGLASLSNLPLPLLPLQILFLNLVTDVFPALALGVGKGDPNIMKDPPRDPHEPILTKKLWSATILYGLSITASVIGVVVYTHFKIGLSAIVVNNIAFYTLILGQLLNVFNLPRRKISFLKNEVTTNPWVWAASGFSILIMVVVYHIPLMAEALSLVPLSVNHFAIIIVFGVASLLLSQLLKLLKLTN, from the coding sequence ATGTTGAAAGATCCGCACGCCATTTCTGTTGAAAAACTCCTTTCAGAATTCAAGGTAGATCCTGATAAAGGTTTAACTGCCATTGCAATTGATGAAGGGATAAAAAAATATGGTCCAAATCGTTTAAAAGAAGCGAAATCCAAGAATATAGGGCTCACATTTTTAGAGCAATTTCTTGATCCTATAATTTATATTTTGGCAGCCGCGATGGCTGTTGCTTATTTCTTTGGCGAATGGCTGGAAGGCACGGCTGTTTTAATCGTGATACTTATCACCGCACTTATAGGGTTTTTTATGGAGTGGCAGGCACTAAGATCTGTAGAGGCATTGCAGAAAATGGTAGAGACCCAGGCCAATGTTTTGCGAGATGGAAAAGAGGTAGAAATTAAAGCGGTTGGTTTAGTACCCGGCGATATCGTAATTCTGGAAAGTGGAGATGTTATTCCTGCCGATTGCCGTATGTTGAAAACCGAAAGTTTTGCTGTAAAAGAGGCCATTCTCACAGGAGAAAGTAATCAGGTAGAAAAGAACATTGAAAGCCTTCCAGATAAAATTCCCCTGGCAAATCGAAAAAATATGCTTTTCAAAGGCACTATTGCGGTGAGAGGAAAAGCAAAAGCTATTGTCATCGCTACAGGAGTCAATACAGAAATAGGTCGCATTAGTGAACTAACCAGCAGTGCAAAAAAAGAAATTACACCCTTAGAGAAAAAGCTAAAGCGGTTAAGCCGTTGGCTTATTTGGCTCACTTTATTTTTCGCCATTCTAATTATAGTTACCGGCTATTTCCAGGGCAAGGACTTGATGCTGATGATAAAAACCGGGATTGCCCTTGCGGTAGCTGCGATTCCTGAAGGTTTGCCTATTGTGGCAACTATTGCACTGGCCAGAGGAATGCTTCGGCTTTCTAAAAGGAATGTGATCATTAAAAAATTAGAGGCAGTTCAAACTCTTGGAGAGACCGGGATAATTTGCACCGATAAAACCGGTACGCTTACCGAAAACAAAATGAGCGTTCATCATTTAATGCTTGGTTCTTCAGAATTTCCTGCTACCGAAGCTGAAAAATTCAAAAAAGATCCTGCTTTTGAAAGGTTGATAGATATTGGTTGCCTCTGCAACAATTCAAAAATGAAAAATGGTGAAATGGTCGGAGACGCCGTAGAGATCGCTCTGGTAGAATTCGCTGCAGAAATGGGTTTTGATTGTAAAGAAATTCAGCAAAAATATCCCAGGATACAGGAAGTTCCTTTTGATGCAGAAATCAAAAAAATGGGAACTTCACATCAATTTGAAGGGGATTATTTAATCTGCGTAAAAGGGGCACTGGAAGCTTTGCTCAATTCCTGTGATTTGGTTTTAACCAAAGAAGGCCTTAAAGAATTTCAGGATAAGGAAAAATGGCTGCAACATGCAAAACTAATCGCTGCCGAAGGAATGCGGGTTCTGGCTTTCGCCTACAGAGAAAGTAACCAAGAGCCAGATAAGGAAAGCTTGATGGATAATCTCACTTTTGTAGGAATTCTTGGATTTTTAGATCCGCCGCGAAAGGATATAAAACAAGCGATTGAAACCTATAAAAATGCAGGAATAAGGGTAGTGATGGTTACTGGAGATCATCCCGATACCGCAAGAAAAATTGGGGAGGAAATCGGACTTATGTCTGAAGATGCTCCCGGGGAAATGGTAGTTCACGGTCAAGATTTTGAAGAAATTGAAAATTTAACTGAAGAAAGGCAAAAAACGTTGTTGGAAGCCCAAATTTTTGCCCGGATGGTTCCCGGTCAAAAACTGAATTTGGTAGAATTCTATCAGAAAAATAAAGCTATTATTGGGATGCTGGGCGATGGCGTAAACGATGCTCCGGCCCTTAAAAAAGCAGATATTGGTATTGCGATGGGAATTAGGGGAACCGAAGCAGCTAAAGAAGTTGCCGATGTAATCTTAATGGACGATAAGTTTACCTCTACAGAATTAGCCATAAGACAGGGTCGCACTATATTCGAGAATATAAGGCAATTTGTAATTTTCTTGCTGTCCTGTAACCTGGCAGAAATAATTTCAGTAGGGCTTGCTTCTTTGAGTAATTTACCGCTTCCACTGCTTCCACTGCAAATTCTTTTTCTAAACCTCGTTACTGATGTTTTCCCGGCCTTAGCTCTTGGTGTAGGAAAAGGTGATCCTAATATTATGAAAGATCCTCCCAGGGATCCGCATGAACCAATTCTAACTAAAAAACTTTGGTCTGCCACCATTTTATATGGATTAAGTATTACAGCATCTGTTATTGGAGTGGTAGTTTATACACATTTTAAAATAGGACTAAGTGCAATTGTGGTAAACAATATTGCCTTTTACACGCTAATTCTGGGTCAGCTTCTAAATGTTTTTAATTTACCAAGGCGAAAAATTTCTTTCCTGAAAAATGAAGTAACCACAAACCCCTGGGTTTGGGCTGCATCAGGGTTTTCAATTTTAATTATGGTTGTGGTATACCATATCCCGTTGATGGCTGAAGCTTTGTCTTTAGTGCCTCTTTCGGTAAATCACTTTGCTATTATCATCGTTTTTGGTGTTGCTTCATTACTATTATCACAACTTCTAAAGCTTTTAAAATTAACTAATTAA
- a CDS encoding sodium:proton antiporter — MKEHYWILAGIGFTTLIMAWLPSISKRIKISGPIILLLIGFLLFSLGLPIGWPDPLWADKGLMYFSEMIVIISLMGAGLKIGNNYSFKAWKRPLLLVFVTMPICMVSAYFLGNNFLFLSVPSSLLLAAILAPTDPVLAAETQLDDPEREKEYKGKIRFALTAEAGLNDGLAFPFTYMAVLVAQAGSWAAFDFTDWMLDKFFLKIIIGTIAGFAIGNAIGFILDKVHKHAGINTFDGFLALSLTLFSYGATELIHGYGFLAVFFTGLSLRHYEKVSGDYKTKMHDFVHEIERILLVVWIILFGGSIMNGMLSLTDWRGIVFAFAFVLIIRPLAGVISMIGIKDNFKNKLAISFLGIKGIGSVFYLSWAFVEFDGFEYKNELYSITAYIILISVVVHGLTAPSIIEYFKNKTEKGENESGEIPQK; from the coding sequence ATGAAAGAACACTACTGGATTTTAGCGGGAATTGGTTTTACCACGCTTATTATGGCCTGGCTACCTTCAATTTCGAAGCGAATAAAAATTAGCGGTCCTATAATTTTACTCCTAATTGGTTTTTTATTATTCTCCCTGGGCTTGCCCATTGGGTGGCCAGATCCCTTGTGGGCCGATAAAGGTCTTATGTATTTTTCTGAAATGATCGTGATTATTTCCCTGATGGGAGCCGGGTTAAAAATTGGAAATAATTATAGCTTTAAAGCATGGAAAAGGCCTTTATTACTGGTTTTTGTCACGATGCCTATTTGTATGGTATCTGCCTATTTTTTAGGAAATAATTTTCTCTTTTTAAGTGTTCCTTCATCGCTTTTACTCGCCGCAATTCTTGCTCCTACAGATCCTGTATTGGCTGCCGAGACGCAGCTTGATGATCCCGAAAGAGAAAAAGAATATAAAGGAAAAATAAGATTCGCTCTTACCGCAGAGGCGGGATTAAATGATGGTTTAGCCTTTCCATTCACTTATATGGCGGTACTAGTAGCCCAGGCCGGAAGTTGGGCCGCCTTTGATTTCACCGATTGGATGTTGGATAAATTCTTTTTAAAAATTATTATTGGGACCATAGCAGGTTTTGCGATTGGAAATGCAATTGGTTTTATTTTAGACAAAGTACACAAGCACGCCGGAATCAATACTTTTGATGGTTTTCTTGCCCTATCACTTACTCTATTTAGTTATGGCGCGACAGAACTTATTCATGGTTATGGCTTTCTTGCAGTATTTTTCACTGGATTGAGCCTTCGGCATTATGAAAAAGTTAGTGGAGATTATAAAACCAAAATGCACGATTTTGTTCACGAAATAGAACGAATTTTACTGGTGGTATGGATTATTCTTTTTGGTGGTTCCATTATGAATGGTATGCTAAGCCTTACCGATTGGCGCGGAATTGTATTTGCTTTTGCTTTTGTACTAATTATTAGACCCCTGGCCGGAGTGATAAGTATGATAGGAATTAAGGACAATTTCAAAAACAAACTGGCAATTAGTTTCCTTGGAATTAAAGGAATTGGATCGGTATTTTATCTCTCCTGGGCATTTGTAGAATTTGACGGATTTGAATATAAGAATGAGCTTTACTCAATTACCGCTTATATTATTTTGATCTCGGTAGTGGTTCACGGACTTACCGCGCCATCAATTATTGAATATTTTAAAAATAAGACAGAAAAGGGTGAAAATGAATCAGGAGAAATTCCCCAAAAATAA
- a CDS encoding CidA/LrgA family protein yields MLKALAYIFGFLLLGELITYFFEIPIAGNILGMFLIFIALRLKLIKLEDVKPASDKLIKYLVLFFIPYGVGLMVYFEIIADYWMPISIAVIASTVITLYISALIIEKLGK; encoded by the coding sequence ATGCTTAAAGCTTTAGCGTATATTTTTGGATTTTTACTTTTGGGGGAATTAATAACCTATTTTTTTGAAATTCCAATCGCGGGAAATATTCTTGGAATGTTTTTGATTTTTATAGCGCTGCGTTTAAAACTAATAAAGCTTGAAGATGTAAAACCGGCCTCAGATAAACTCATAAAATACCTGGTATTATTCTTTATTCCTTATGGCGTAGGACTTATGGTGTATTTTGAAATAATCGCCGATTACTGGATGCCAATTTCTATAGCAGTAATTGCCAGCACTGTAATCACACTTTATATTTCAGCATTAATTATTGAAAAACTCGGGAAGTGA
- a CDS encoding LrgB family protein codes for MQEFFQLPVFGVFISIIAFAGARQLRKKYDYVLLNPVLVAIVAIILFLLIFNIDFEDYNRGGKFISFFLGPSVVALGVFFYEKYEEVKQNLKVFLLSVAVGGVSGILTVIIFLLLLKVPDFIVQSLAAKSVTTPIAIEITKLTGGIPEITAGIVIAVGIFGNAFGPFILKRLGIKSKIAIGTALGTAAHGIGTARAFEESKLAGVYSGLAMCVNGIITALITPYLLQLFLGNFS; via the coding sequence ATGCAGGAATTCTTTCAACTTCCAGTTTTCGGAGTTTTTATAAGCATTATCGCCTTTGCGGGTGCGCGCCAACTTCGCAAGAAATATGATTATGTATTACTGAATCCCGTTTTGGTAGCTATTGTTGCTATAATTCTATTCTTGTTAATTTTCAATATTGATTTTGAAGATTATAATCGGGGCGGTAAGTTTATTAGTTTCTTCCTGGGGCCTTCGGTAGTTGCTCTTGGGGTTTTCTTCTATGAGAAATATGAAGAAGTAAAACAGAATTTAAAAGTGTTTTTACTTTCTGTAGCGGTCGGTGGAGTTAGCGGAATTTTAACCGTGATTATTTTCCTTTTGCTCTTAAAAGTTCCCGATTTTATTGTTCAATCGCTAGCAGCAAAATCGGTTACTACACCAATTGCTATTGAAATTACGAAACTTACCGGTGGAATTCCGGAAATTACTGCCGGAATAGTAATTGCCGTCGGAATTTTTGGAAATGCTTTTGGCCCTTTTATTCTGAAAAGATTAGGCATTAAAAGTAAAATTGCGATTGGCACGGCACTAGGAACCGCGGCTCATGGCATAGGAACTGCCCGCGCTTTTGAGGAAAGCAAACTGGCAGGAGTTTACAGCGGCCTTGCTATGTGTGTAAACGGAATAATCACAGCGCTAATCACTCCTTATTTGCTTCAGTTATTTTTGGGGAATTTCTCCTGA
- a CDS encoding folylpolyglutamate synthase/dihydrofolate synthase family protein, producing the protein MFQQLPMFQRVGAQAFKKDLSRTIKLAEHLDNPHKKFKSVHIAGTNGKGSTSHMLASVLQEAGYKVGLYTSPHLKDFRERIKINGKFISKKSVVDFIKQHKDFLTENELSFFEMTVGMAFQYFAQEKVDIAVIEVGLGGRLDSTNIITPEVSVITNIGLDHTAFLGTSIPEIAAEKAGIIKNNIPVIIGEKQKETTGIFKKIAKENNSEIYFAEALKFEKYHTDLKGDYQNKNIKSVLAAVKVLRERGWEIPEESLKNGLNSVKLHTSLQGRWDILKEKPKVICDTAHNAEGLTLVFKQLKREKFQHLHIVMGVVNDKDLEKILPLFPKTAIYYFSKPEVPRGLEAKILKEKAAEFELEGRVYNSISEAYEAALETALDEDLVFVGGSTFTVAEII; encoded by the coding sequence ATGTTTCAGCAGTTACCTATGTTTCAGCGCGTAGGAGCTCAGGCTTTTAAAAAAGATCTCTCCCGCACTATTAAGTTAGCTGAGCATTTAGATAATCCGCATAAAAAATTCAAATCGGTTCATATCGCCGGTACCAACGGGAAAGGTTCCACCAGCCATATGCTGGCTTCAGTTTTACAGGAAGCGGGCTATAAAGTTGGATTGTACACTTCACCACATTTAAAAGATTTCCGGGAGCGAATTAAAATCAATGGAAAATTTATTTCGAAGAAATCTGTAGTAGACTTTATTAAGCAACACAAAGATTTTCTAACGGAAAATGAACTTTCATTTTTTGAAATGACCGTAGGGATGGCATTTCAGTATTTTGCCCAGGAAAAGGTGGATATTGCGGTTATTGAAGTAGGATTGGGCGGTCGCCTTGATTCTACTAATATAATTACGCCTGAAGTCTCGGTAATCACTAATATAGGATTAGACCATACTGCGTTTTTAGGAACTTCAATTCCCGAAATTGCTGCTGAAAAAGCCGGGATTATTAAAAATAATATTCCGGTAATTATTGGTGAAAAACAGAAGGAAACTACAGGTATTTTTAAAAAAATAGCTAAAGAAAATAATTCAGAAATCTATTTTGCTGAAGCCCTTAAATTTGAAAAATATCATACCGATCTTAAGGGTGATTACCAGAATAAAAACATTAAAAGTGTACTTGCTGCGGTTAAAGTGTTAAGAGAAAGAGGCTGGGAGATCCCTGAAGAATCTTTGAAGAATGGACTCAATAGTGTGAAACTTCATACTTCACTGCAAGGTCGTTGGGATATTTTAAAAGAAAAACCGAAGGTTATTTGTGATACGGCTCACAATGCAGAAGGTTTAACTTTGGTATTTAAGCAATTAAAAAGAGAGAAATTTCAACATTTACATATTGTTATGGGAGTTGTAAATGATAAAGATTTAGAAAAAATACTTCCATTATTTCCAAAAACAGCAATTTATTATTTTTCAAAACCAGAAGTCCCCCGCGGACTTGAAGCTAAAATATTAAAGGAAAAAGCAGCAGAATTCGAGTTAGAGGGGAGGGTATATAATTCTATTTCAGAAGCCTACGAAGCTGCGCTGGAAACGGCCTTAGACGAAGACCTGGTGTTTGTTGGAGGTAGTACATTTACCGTAGCAGAAATAATTTAA
- the ppsA gene encoding phosphoenolpyruvate synthase yields the protein MKFIKKFREISIKDVAKVGGKNASLGEMYNELSSEGVLVPDGFATTSEAFWTFLKTNKIEEKLKGLLKTLDRKSFENLSIVGAEARKLILAGEFSKEFSEEIISAYIALGNGDNIQVAVRSSATAEDLPNASFAGQHDTFLNITGAEALLSAIKNCFASLYTNRAIKYREDKDFLHHEIALSVGVQKMVRSDISCSGIGFSLEPESGFKNIIHLSGVWGLGENIVQGLVNPDEFDVFKPNIDKAENPIIQKKLGHKELSMVYAESNGHSSTVNIETPLEKQDSFVLADVEIIKLSRWILLIEKHYNHPVDVEWAKDGLTNELFITQARPETVHREEDKRFYIEYHLKQKSEVLTSGSAIGSSIATGKARFLKSPDEGHKLNHGEILVTNNTSPDWDPLLKLAAAVITERGGRTSHAAIVARELGVPAIVGTNNATEKIKDGEMITVSCEGKTGFVYKGALDYDTKEIDFGNISLPKTEAKFILSDPDRAFQLSFYPNNGVGLLRMEFIITHQIRIHPMALVKYDELKDIGARKSIEELTWQYKDKSDFFVEELSRGIAVIAAAFSPKEVIVRLSDFKSNEYANLIGGRQFEPLEENPMLGFRGAARYYHPNYKDAFELECNAIKRVREEMGLDNLKVMIPFCRTINEAKNVIELMKEFGLERGKNSLEIYMMVEIPSNVILLEDFAEYFDGFSIGSNDLTQLTLGVDRDSELMADAFDENNASAKEMIATAIQKARKAGKKIGLCGQAPSDFPEFASFLVEEKISSISFNPDALLKGIENINKAESER from the coding sequence ATGAAATTCATTAAAAAATTTAGGGAAATCTCTATAAAAGATGTGGCTAAAGTTGGTGGTAAAAATGCCTCTTTGGGTGAAATGTACAATGAATTATCTTCGGAAGGGGTGCTGGTTCCGGATGGTTTTGCGACTACCTCAGAAGCTTTCTGGACCTTTTTGAAAACCAATAAAATTGAAGAAAAGTTAAAAGGCTTATTAAAAACTCTTGATCGTAAAAGTTTTGAGAACCTTAGTATTGTTGGGGCTGAAGCTCGTAAATTAATTTTGGCAGGAGAATTTTCTAAAGAATTTTCCGAAGAAATTATTTCGGCATACATAGCTTTAGGAAATGGTGATAATATACAGGTAGCGGTTAGAAGCAGTGCCACGGCTGAAGATTTACCCAATGCGAGTTTTGCCGGCCAACACGACACTTTTTTAAATATTACAGGGGCTGAAGCTTTACTTAGCGCTATTAAAAATTGTTTCGCTTCACTTTATACCAATAGGGCTATAAAATATCGCGAAGACAAAGATTTTCTACATCACGAAATTGCACTTTCTGTAGGAGTCCAAAAGATGGTGCGGTCTGATATTAGTTGCTCCGGAATTGGATTTAGCCTGGAACCCGAATCGGGTTTTAAGAATATTATTCATTTGTCCGGTGTATGGGGCTTAGGTGAAAATATTGTTCAGGGTCTTGTGAATCCTGACGAATTTGATGTTTTTAAACCAAATATTGATAAAGCTGAAAATCCCATTATTCAGAAGAAATTAGGGCATAAGGAACTTTCCATGGTTTACGCCGAATCCAACGGCCATTCTTCTACAGTGAATATTGAAACGCCGTTGGAGAAACAGGATAGTTTTGTGCTTGCCGATGTTGAAATTATTAAACTTTCCCGATGGATCCTACTTATAGAAAAGCATTACAATCATCCTGTGGATGTGGAGTGGGCAAAAGATGGTTTAACCAACGAGCTTTTTATAACCCAGGCGCGACCTGAGACGGTTCACCGGGAAGAGGATAAACGTTTTTATATTGAATATCATTTAAAGCAAAAAAGTGAAGTTTTAACCAGCGGGAGTGCCATTGGTTCGAGCATTGCCACAGGAAAAGCACGGTTTTTAAAATCTCCCGACGAAGGGCATAAATTAAACCATGGAGAAATTCTTGTCACTAATAATACCAGTCCAGATTGGGATCCTCTTTTAAAACTGGCAGCTGCCGTAATAACCGAACGAGGTGGCAGAACCAGTCACGCAGCAATTGTAGCCCGCGAACTGGGAGTGCCGGCAATTGTGGGAACAAACAATGCAACCGAAAAAATTAAAGATGGTGAAATGATTACCGTTTCCTGTGAAGGGAAAACTGGTTTTGTATATAAAGGCGCTTTGGATTATGATACCAAAGAAATAGATTTCGGAAATATTTCCCTACCAAAAACCGAAGCTAAATTCATTCTTTCAGATCCGGATAGGGCATTTCAGCTTTCTTTTTACCCGAACAATGGCGTGGGTTTGTTGAGAATGGAATTTATTATTACTCATCAGATAAGAATTCACCCTATGGCCTTGGTAAAATATGATGAGCTAAAGGATATAGGGGCTCGTAAAAGTATAGAAGAACTTACCTGGCAGTATAAAGATAAAAGCGACTTTTTTGTTGAGGAATTATCCCGGGGCATTGCCGTAATAGCAGCAGCATTTTCGCCTAAAGAAGTGATTGTTAGACTTAGTGATTTTAAGAGTAACGAGTATGCAAATCTTATTGGTGGTAGGCAGTTTGAACCTTTAGAAGAGAATCCTATGTTAGGTTTTAGAGGTGCTGCGCGCTATTATCACCCAAACTATAAAGATGCTTTTGAGTTAGAATGCAATGCGATAAAAAGGGTGCGGGAAGAAATGGGCCTTGATAATTTAAAAGTAATGATCCCATTTTGCAGAACTATTAACGAGGCAAAAAATGTAATTGAATTAATGAAAGAATTTGGGCTGGAACGCGGTAAGAATTCCTTGGAAATCTATATGATGGTAGAAATTCCATCTAACGTAATTCTACTAGAGGATTTTGCTGAATATTTTGACGGTTTTTCAATTGGCTCTAACGATCTTACTCAGCTTACGCTTGGGGTAGATCGGGATTCAGAATTAATGGCAGATGCTTTTGATGAAAATAATGCATCTGCCAAAGAAATGATCGCTACTGCAATTCAAAAAGCGCGAAAAGCAGGAAAGAAAATAGGACTTTGTGGGCAGGCTCCCAGTGATTTTCCTGAGTTTGCTTCTTTTCTGGTAGAAGAAAAAATTAGCAGTATTTCCTTTAACCCAGATGCCCTTTTAAAAGGAATAGAGAATATTAATAAAGCCGAATCAGAGCGGTAA
- a CDS encoding NAD(P)/FAD-dependent oxidoreductase, which yields MLDFVIVGGAQAGLSMAYYLNQLGKNYVIVDKENEVGASWLSRWDSLKLFTPSEFNNLPGMDFPAEEGYYPTKKDVAEYFKNYIVEFNIEIRLNTLVEQVSKENDYFILKHRNGEIKSRNVVIATGPFHIPYTPSFSKKIATDVFQIHSNYYKNPSQLQKGPAMVVGAGDSGFQILDEISQTDRTTYFSGTTDVRVLPQEILGKTLWWWFTKIGFLNFSRKTWLGKKLSQSKQPIIGTDVKGILKRDNVIPVGKTKNAKGEIIITENRKIEKLRNIVWATGYRPNFSWIEGLELTKDGYPKHNRGISNMEGLYFIGLPWLHTRGSATLGGIKKDAQYLANYIEAEEKTLV from the coding sequence ATGTTAGATTTTGTAATTGTTGGTGGTGCACAGGCCGGACTTTCTATGGCCTATTATCTTAACCAGCTTGGCAAAAATTATGTTATTGTAGATAAAGAAAATGAAGTTGGCGCTTCCTGGTTAAGTCGCTGGGATTCACTTAAACTCTTTACTCCTTCAGAATTCAATAATCTACCGGGAATGGATTTTCCTGCGGAAGAAGGCTATTATCCAACCAAGAAAGATGTAGCTGAATATTTTAAAAATTATATCGTCGAATTTAATATAGAAATTCGTTTAAACACTTTGGTAGAGCAGGTTAGCAAAGAAAATGATTACTTTATTCTGAAACATCGAAATGGCGAGATTAAATCTAGAAATGTAGTTATTGCTACCGGGCCTTTTCATATTCCATATACGCCATCTTTTTCAAAGAAAATAGCAACAGATGTTTTCCAAATTCATAGTAACTACTATAAAAATCCCAGTCAATTGCAGAAAGGACCTGCTATGGTTGTAGGAGCCGGAGATTCAGGTTTTCAAATTTTAGATGAAATTTCACAAACCGACAGGACTACTTATTTTTCCGGAACTACCGATGTTCGTGTACTTCCACAGGAAATTTTAGGAAAAACATTATGGTGGTGGTTCACCAAAATAGGTTTTCTAAATTTTAGCAGAAAAACCTGGCTAGGAAAAAAGCTGAGTCAGTCTAAGCAACCTATTATTGGAACCGATGTAAAGGGGATCCTAAAAAGAGATAATGTAATACCTGTAGGAAAAACCAAGAATGCAAAAGGCGAAATTATCATTACTGAAAATCGAAAGATTGAAAAACTAAGGAATATCGTATGGGCCACGGGCTATAGACCTAATTTTAGTTGGATAGAAGGTTTGGAACTCACTAAAGACGGATATCCCAAACATAATCGTGGCATTAGTAATATGGAAGGACTTTATTTTATTGGTCTTCCCTGGTTGCATACTCGAGGCTCAGCAACTTTAGGCGGAATTAAAAAAGACGCTCAATATCTTGCTAATTATATTGAGGCTGAAGAAAAAACTTTGGTTTGA